The following coding sequences lie in one Anomaloglossus baeobatrachus isolate aAnoBae1 chromosome 7, aAnoBae1.hap1, whole genome shotgun sequence genomic window:
- the NXPH2 gene encoding neurexophilin-2, translated as MGLHLLSILLVKCLLHLIICDKEIPRTTNALKWDDKDTSENLLNNVAHPRLHSPLRLFVKQSALQRQAQLSYFDTTEHFWNWLSNVTHSQESLVRTKRRPIVKTGKFKKMFGWGDFHSNIKTVKLNLLITGKIVDHGNGTFSVYFRHNSTGLGNVSVSLVPPSKVVEFETSAQSTLENKDSKSFNCRIEYEKTDRAKKTALCNFDPSKICYQEQTQSHVSWLCSKPFKVICIYIAFFSIDYKLVQKVCPDYNYHSETPYLSSG; from the coding sequence ATCATATGTGATAAGGAAATTCCCCGCACCACGAACGCCCTAAAGTGGGACGACAAGGACACCTCGGAAAACCTGTTGAACAACGTGGCCCATCCCCGTCTGCACAGCCCTCTCCGTCTCTTCGTCAAGCAGTCGGCGCTTCAGAGACAAGCCCAGCTGTCTTATTTCGACACCACAGAACACTTCTGGAACTGGCTGTCCAATGTTACCCACTCTCAAGAGTCCTTGGTACGAACTAAACGTCGGCCCATAGTAAAAACGGGAAAATTCAAAAAGATGTTTGGCTGGGGGGATTTTCATTCCAACATTAAAACTGTCAAGTTGAACCTTCTCATCACGGGGAAAATTGTAGATCACGGAAATGGGACGTTCAGCGTTTATTTTCGCCATAACTCCACGGGGCTTGGGAACGTTTCGGTGAGCCTCGTTCCTCCTTCCAAGGTGGTGGAGTTCGAAACGTCTGCTCAGTCGACTCTGGAGAACAAGGATTCCAAGTCCTTTAACTGTAGGATTGAGTACGAGAAAACGGACCGGGCAAAGAAGACTGCTTTGTGCAACTTTGACCCCTCTAAGATCTGTTACCAAGAACAAACCCAAAGCCACGTCTCCTGGCTGTGCTCGAAACCCTTCAAGGTCATTTGCATTTATATCGCTTTTTTCAGCATAGACTATAAACTGGTACAAAAAGTTTGCCCCGATTACAATTACCACAGTGAGACGCCATATTTGTCCTCCGGATGA